One region of Quercus lobata isolate SW786 chromosome 2, ValleyOak3.0 Primary Assembly, whole genome shotgun sequence genomic DNA includes:
- the LOC115971865 gene encoding LOB domain-containing protein 3-like, which yields MTLTTKSACAACKYQRRKCEKDCPLAPFFPAEEFKSFQYAHRLFGVSNIMKILKQVHPADREKAMRSVKYESKMWAKFPNTGCYGIVQQLQLQLQEATGELQSLLPDLVRIYKHYSPPSQLPLDITYLKSQWQHQQMAAADYLSTSQYIANLKGQCQYQQKPDYLPPSQLQSDITTTSNTVSTYHLNIPINEKGLYIDRKLNVQPPSEGFPFHHSNYENMVDKIFYI from the coding sequence ATGACTTTGACTACGAAGAGTGCTTGTGCCGCATGCAAATATCAACGGAGAAAGTGTGAAAAAGATTGCCCATTGGCACCATTTTTTCCTGCTGAGGAGTTCAAGTCATTTCAATATGCACACCGTTTGTTTGGTGTATCCAACATAATGAAGATACTAAAACAAGTACACCCTGCAGACCGTGAAAAGGCAATGAGATCCGTCAAATATGAGTCCAAGATGTGGGCAAAATTTCCAAATACGGGTTGTTATGGTATTGTGCAGCAACTTCAGTTACAGTTACAAGAAGCCACAGGAGAGCTTCAAAGTCTGCTCCCAGATCTTGTAAGGATTTACAAGCACTATTCACCTCCTTCGCAATTGCCATTAGATATAACTTATCTCAAGAGCCAGTGGCAACACCAGCAAATGGCTGCAGCAGACTATTTAAGTACTTCACAATATATAGCTAATCTCAAGGGTCAGTGCCAATACCAACAAAAGCCTGACTATTTACCTCCTTCACAATTACAATCAGACATAACTACAACCAGTAACACTGTTTCGACTTATCATTTGAACATTCCTATCAATGAAAAAGGTTTATATATTGACAGGAAATTAAATGTTCAACCTCCATCGGAGGGATTTCCTTTTCACCATTCGAACTATGAGAACATGGTTgataaaatcttttatatatag